From a single Lewinella sp. LCG006 genomic region:
- a CDS encoding DUF4230 domain-containing protein, whose translation MRSKLGLGILLTVVFFAGLWISYQWFGSKSRESKQVESTVLLERIREVCQLVTVEGQFSELYTETNLKEVTLYLPIPTYWEFSKKALLEVKGRVLVGYDMEQVSIKVDSMSRQIVLNNLPEPSILAIDHEISYRNLEESFFNSFTPEDYTQLNRNAKEVLRRKAEESNLLDKAREDGNAMLEAIAFMAQSIGWEVIYDQASTKLPKPSHAN comes from the coding sequence ATGCGATCCAAATTGGGGCTGGGAATATTGTTAACAGTAGTTTTTTTTGCTGGACTCTGGATAAGTTACCAGTGGTTTGGTTCAAAATCACGGGAATCGAAGCAAGTAGAATCTACGGTTCTTCTCGAGCGCATTAGGGAGGTTTGCCAGCTTGTAACGGTAGAAGGGCAATTTAGTGAATTGTATACCGAGACCAACCTCAAAGAGGTTACCCTTTACTTACCCATCCCTACCTACTGGGAGTTTTCCAAAAAAGCACTTTTAGAAGTGAAAGGAAGGGTCCTGGTTGGCTATGATATGGAACAGGTCAGCATCAAGGTAGACAGTATGTCGCGTCAGATTGTATTGAATAATCTGCCCGAACCTTCCATCCTGGCCATTGACCATGAGATTAGCTACCGCAATTTGGAGGAGAGTTTCTTCAATAGTTTTACACCCGAAGATTATACGCAGCTCAACCGAAACGCTAAAGAAGTTTTACGCCGTAAAGCGGAAGAAAGCAATTTGTTGGACAAGGCCCGAGAAGATGGCAATGCGATGCTGGAAGCGATTGCCTTTATGGCACAAAGTATCGGTTGGGAAGTGATCTATGATCAGGCATCTACGAAATTACCCAAGCCATCACATGCAAACTGA
- the pgeF gene encoding peptidoglycan editing factor PgeF: MQTETNYQPSWAAFFSALTVAESTRLGGVSLPPFASLNLGLFTDDNAAHVKQNRERFCRDLGWSVDRMAGSFQVHGDQVIRVNAPGQWEGYDAMVTNRPGILLSVTIADCTPVLIYDPTTQAIGAAHAGWRGTANQIATKTMLLMRDAYGSRPQDCWVYIGTCIGENDFEVDADVADHFSDEYKKWNPQRGKFLVDLKKANGDQFLRLGVAPNQMEVSPFSTVANTDRYFSHRAERGLTGRMIAVIGIKA; this comes from the coding sequence ATGCAAACTGAAACGAATTACCAGCCTTCCTGGGCTGCTTTTTTTTCGGCGCTAACCGTTGCGGAGAGTACCCGCCTGGGGGGCGTTAGTCTTCCTCCTTTTGCGTCCTTGAATTTGGGTTTGTTTACCGACGATAATGCTGCACACGTAAAACAAAATCGAGAAAGGTTTTGCCGCGACTTAGGCTGGTCAGTAGACCGGATGGCAGGATCTTTCCAAGTGCATGGTGATCAAGTTATAAGAGTAAATGCCCCCGGTCAGTGGGAAGGATACGATGCGATGGTCACCAACCGGCCCGGTATTTTGCTGAGTGTAACCATTGCGGATTGCACCCCTGTTTTGATCTATGATCCGACCACCCAAGCAATAGGAGCAGCCCACGCTGGCTGGCGAGGTACGGCTAACCAAATAGCAACTAAAACCATGCTCTTGATGCGTGATGCGTACGGAAGCCGCCCGCAAGACTGTTGGGTCTATATTGGCACTTGTATCGGTGAAAACGACTTTGAAGTTGATGCCGATGTTGCTGATCATTTCTCCGATGAATACAAGAAATGGAATCCCCAAAGAGGTAAGTTTCTGGTGGATTTGAAAAAAGCCAACGGCGATCAGTTCTTACGTTTAGGTGTTGCTCCCAACCAGATGGAAGTATCTCCTTTTTCTACAGTGGCCAATACGGATCGTTACTTCTCGCACCGGGCTGAACGAGGACTGACCGGGAGGATGATTGCGGTGATTGGCATCAAAGCCTAA
- a CDS encoding ATP-binding protein has product MSEGEVHGEYAFFLMILLSVIFFRTRWRQFSMMFYVLILFITAQVINYYQFSTTPSLATVFNDTLIFIAISIGLIYITDSFIIQIVEARRKNKKLLQDLSTSNEELRRLNYMVSHDLRTPLRQIVSFSDLALIANQEKDSAAVQDFMEQVGLSARTLYTLTDDLLSLAHLDSKQLPTEELSVAEVFAKAKQPFTGIEETITIDTEDKGHKFIGNPTLLGMVLQNLIENGLKYNEQSAKHIQLRASSHPEGLQISVQDNGIGIAPQYQQKIYEPFLRIPTKENYQGTGLGLAIAKKIMDIHGGKISLESSGKGTKFILTFPHRLADKQLQQPTDAKNNRFKIWRTFKERRAIF; this is encoded by the coding sequence ATGAGTGAAGGAGAAGTACACGGTGAGTATGCTTTTTTCTTGATGATCCTGCTCAGTGTAATATTCTTCCGGACACGCTGGCGGCAGTTCTCCATGATGTTTTACGTACTTATTCTCTTTATTACTGCTCAGGTTATCAATTATTACCAATTTTCGACGACTCCTTCTCTTGCTACTGTTTTCAACGATACGCTGATCTTCATTGCGATTAGCATTGGCTTGATCTACATTACCGATAGTTTCATTATCCAGATTGTTGAGGCTCGGCGCAAAAACAAAAAGTTACTGCAAGATCTCTCTACCTCTAACGAAGAACTTCGCCGTCTGAATTATATGGTTTCCCATGATTTAAGAACACCGCTGCGGCAAATTGTTTCTTTCTCAGATTTGGCACTTATTGCCAATCAGGAAAAGGATAGTGCTGCTGTTCAGGATTTCATGGAACAGGTAGGATTATCGGCGCGGACCTTGTACACCCTCACTGACGACTTGCTCTCGCTCGCTCATTTGGACAGCAAGCAGCTACCAACGGAAGAACTCTCCGTTGCAGAGGTTTTTGCAAAAGCAAAACAACCTTTTACCGGCATTGAAGAAACGATCACTATTGATACGGAAGACAAGGGTCATAAATTTATCGGAAACCCTACTCTCCTTGGGATGGTACTGCAAAATCTAATCGAAAACGGCCTAAAATACAACGAACAGTCGGCTAAACACATCCAACTCCGCGCCAGTAGTCATCCGGAAGGGCTTCAAATTTCAGTTCAGGATAATGGCATTGGTATTGCGCCGCAGTATCAACAAAAAATCTACGAGCCCTTTCTGCGGATACCTACCAAAGAAAACTACCAAGGGACGGGTTTAGGGCTGGCTATTGCCAAAAAAATAATGGACATCCACGGCGGAAAAATAAGTCTGGAGTCATCAGGTAAGGGGACTAAATTCATCCTCACCTTCCCTCATCGTCTTGCAGACAAACAGCTTCAACAGCCAACGGACGCTAAGAACAATCGCTTTAAAATCTGGCGGACGTTCAAGGAGCGCAGGGCTATTTTTTAG
- a CDS encoding GDSL-type esterase/lipase family protein has translation MKRILAVLLLSILSCSPRFQGMRALLDDPENIIISFDSTYLGYVPVMEKFHAQDAHLDDSTGIIVFTGSSSIRMWKTIATDLDTLPYQILNHGFGGSTLPQVNYFFDDLITPYQPEIVVLYCGENDITDGFKAKDVLSSFRTFLRLLLIKSPSSKVLYVSMKPSPARWALWPEFEKGNQMIERFIRKLNNPDIQYFDIGPSMLDPITQYPIGSIFTQDSLHMNEKGYAIWQQEIIPKINELDCN, from the coding sequence ATGAAAAGAATTCTGGCCGTCCTCCTATTGAGCATTTTAAGTTGTTCTCCCCGTTTCCAAGGGATGCGTGCCCTGCTTGACGATCCCGAGAACATCATCATCTCCTTTGATTCCACCTACTTGGGTTATGTCCCGGTCATGGAAAAATTCCACGCCCAGGATGCTCATCTTGATGACAGTACTGGTATTATTGTTTTCACGGGCAGTTCCAGTATTCGAATGTGGAAAACCATAGCCACAGACCTCGACACCCTTCCCTACCAAATTCTTAATCATGGCTTTGGAGGCTCTACGCTCCCTCAGGTCAACTACTTCTTCGACGATCTCATCACGCCCTACCAGCCGGAGATTGTAGTGCTTTACTGTGGTGAAAACGACATTACCGACGGCTTCAAAGCCAAAGACGTCCTGTCCTCTTTTCGGACTTTCTTACGATTACTTTTGATCAAGTCCCCGTCTAGCAAAGTGCTCTATGTGAGCATGAAACCCTCTCCTGCCCGCTGGGCATTATGGCCAGAGTTTGAGAAAGGCAACCAAATGATTGAACGGTTTATTAGAAAGCTTAATAATCCTGATATTCAATACTTTGACATTGGCCCCAGTATGCTTGACCCCATTACCCAGTATCCCATAGGCAGCATCTTCACGCAAGACAGCCTTCACATGAATGAAAAGGGATATGCCATTTGGCAACAGGAAATCATTCCAAAAATCAATGAATTGGATTGTAATTAA
- a CDS encoding MBL fold metallo-hydrolase, which produces MEIIFLGTGTSQGIPVIGCPCAVCQSTDPRDQRLRVAILLRKGEQQIVIDAGPDFRQQMLRANVTELNAVLLTHEHNDHIIGLDDVRPFIFRQLTPMPIYCDKRVAGELRARFAYAFAENPYPGAPRFELHLTNEKEHIQIGHFNIQIIRYLHGLLPIQGYRIGNFAYLTDIKSIAEEELKKLDNLDLLVISALHREEHHSHLSLTQAIGLIERIKPKRAYLTHLSHQMGNHQEVEQQLPPNIRIAYDQLTLSLDH; this is translated from the coding sequence ATGGAAATTATTTTTTTAGGAACAGGTACCTCGCAAGGAATCCCGGTAATTGGGTGCCCCTGCGCCGTTTGCCAATCAACAGACCCCAGGGACCAACGATTGCGAGTAGCGATCCTGTTACGAAAAGGTGAACAGCAAATTGTGATTGATGCCGGGCCTGACTTTAGACAACAAATGCTGCGCGCTAACGTCACTGAACTCAACGCAGTTTTGCTGACGCACGAACACAATGACCATATTATTGGGCTTGATGATGTGCGGCCATTTATTTTTCGGCAACTCACTCCGATGCCTATCTATTGCGACAAGCGAGTAGCGGGAGAGTTGCGAGCGAGGTTTGCATACGCATTTGCTGAAAATCCCTACCCCGGTGCTCCCCGTTTTGAGCTGCACCTTACCAATGAAAAAGAGCATATTCAGATCGGCCATTTTAACATCCAAATTATCCGCTACCTGCACGGCCTTCTACCCATTCAGGGATACCGGATTGGAAATTTCGCCTACCTTACCGACATCAAAAGCATTGCGGAGGAAGAATTGAAAAAACTGGACAATTTAGACCTTCTGGTTATCAGCGCACTGCATCGTGAAGAACACCACAGCCATCTAAGTTTAACCCAAGCTATTGGCTTAATTGAACGTATTAAGCCTAAGCGGGCCTATCTCACTCACCTTAGTCATCAAATGGGCAATCATCAGGAAGTAGAGCAACAATTACCCCCAAATATCCGTATTGCATATGATCAATTGACTTTATCGCTAGATCATTGA